One region of Trichoderma breve strain T069 chromosome 7 map unlocalized scaffold00007, whole genome shotgun sequence genomic DNA includes:
- a CDS encoding sin-like protein conserved region domain-containing protein produces the protein MSNIDPDLMDIVNDNPKLDHDDNNDEDDPITASYQVFLNPALPLGRRLLVLQHPNRTDSTPRPPPTELRLKEHSGMVEIDMPMDNTTAYDREKGLRWGRTLQNSMAVKNGGSHGLAGGFGVGAVQQRAPRKKGDVEEDENLDWNDAVRQGKVLSTQTLGGQYPDTDEVQYMVGVFQGKDLHLTPVSNLIHLRPQLHHLDAATAQERQSSAAASKDGAAPAAPTARAIHMTIKTTAEGADGVSTETMADRLRSVQTEPWRKMRYTDENEETAWEVYNDSLFLRPRPDPAGEQGAPAADADRDLEELVPTLGNKWDDTQFLESISGIKKPDPVPELPVEKKPEPVAAVAVAPAEEPRQPPRATRPRAGAAAALAARRGGRARGA, from the exons ATGTCCAACATAGACCCCGACCTCATGGACATTGTCAACGACAACCCCAAACTCGACCACGATGACAacaacgacgaagacgaccCCATCACCGCAAGCTACCAAGTCTTCCTCAACCCAGCCCTCCCCCtcggccgccgcctcctcgtcctccaaCACCCCAACCGCACCGACAGCACGCCTCGCCCGCCCCCCACCGAGCTGCGCCTCAAGGAACACTCCGGCATGGTCGAAATCGACATGCCCATGGACAACACCACCGCCTACGACCGCGAAAAGGGCCTCCGCTGGGGCCGCACGCTGCAAAACTCCATGGCCGTCAAGAATGGGGGGAGTCACGGCCTGGCGGGAGGTTTCGGTGTTGGTGCCGTCCAGCAGCGCGCGCCCAGGAAGAAGGGCGACGtcgaagaggatgaaaacCTTGATTGGAATGATGCCGTGCGCCAGGGTAAAGTCCTTAGCACGCAGACATTGGGCGGCCAGTATCCCGATACCGATGAAGTCCAGTACATGGTCGGCGTCTTCCAAGGCA AGGACCTCCATCTCACCCCCGTCTCCAACCTCATCCACCTCCgccctcaactccatcacCTCGACGCCGCCACCGCGCAAGAACGCCAATCCTCCGCCGCAGCATCAAAGGACGGCGCAGCACCCGCAGCCCCCACCGCCCGCGCAATCCACATGACCATCAAGACCACCGCCGAAGGCGCAGACGGTGTTTCTACGGAGACAATGGCCGACCGACTGCGCTCCGTCCAGACCGAGCCCTGGCGCAAGATGCGCTACACCGACGAGAACGAGGAGACTGCGTGGGAGGTCTACAACGACAGCTTGTTTCTTCGGCCGAGACCTGATCCTGCGGGCGAGCAGGGTGCGCCCGCTGCGGATGCGGACAGGGATCTGGAGGAGCTTGTTCCGACGCTGGGCAATAAGTGGGATGATACGCAGTTCCTCGAATCCATTAGCGGCATCAAGAAGCCTGATCCTGTGCCGGAACTGCCcgttgagaagaagccagagcctgttgctgctgttgctgtggcGCCGGCAGAGGAGCCTCGTCAGCCACCGAGGGCGACTCGTCCTAGAGCTGGtgcggctgcggcgctgGCTGCTCGAAGAGGTGGACGAGCGAGAGGCGCTTGA
- a CDS encoding acyl-CoA dehydrogenase, middle domain-containing protein → MSSSFTRALRPALRSSRALAQRSSVASVLRPAIRSNVPIRHLATTTPRLSASPIDISEIPPTPISHLSEIEAAMTESVSKFATDVVLPKAREMDEAEAMDPAIVEQMFEQGLMGIEIPEEYGGAGMNFTSAIIAIEELARADPSVSVMCDVHNTLCNTAIMKWGSEHIKRTYLPRLATDTVASFCLSEPVSGSDAFAMATRATETADGFVLNGSKMWITNSVEAGIFLVFANLDPSKGYKGITAFVVEKGTPGFSIAKKEKKLGIRASSTCVLNFDDVHVPKENILGERGQGYKYAISILNEGRIGIAAQMTGLALGAWENAVKYAWNDRRQFGTLIGEFQGMQHQFAQAYTDIAAARALVYNAARKKEAGQDFIKDAAMAKLYASQVAGRVSSLAVEWMGGMGFVREGLAEKFFRDSKIGAIYEGTSNIQLNTIAKLLQKEYTN, encoded by the exons ATGTCATCGTCATTCACACGGGCTCTACGCCCTGCCCTGCGCTCCAGCCGGGCCCTCGCCCAGCGAAGCTCCGTCGCCAGCGTCCTCCGTCCAGCCATCCGAAGCAATGT CCCCATCCGCCATCTCGCCACAACCACCCCCAGACTCTCAGCCTCTCCCATCGACATCTCGGAAATCCCCCCCACGCCCATCTCCCACCTCTCCGAGATCGAGGCCGCCATGACCGAGTCCGTCTCCAAGTTCGCCACCGACGTCGTCCTCCCCAAGGCCCGCGAgatggacgaggccgaggccatgGACCCGGCCATCGTCGAGCAAATGTTCGAGCAGGGCCTCATGGGCATCGAGATCCCCGAGGAGTACGGCGGCGCGGGCATGAACTTTACTTctgccatcatcgccattgaGGAGCTCGCTCGTGCTGATCCCAGCGTCAGCGTCATGTGCGACGTCCACAACACCCTCTGCAACACGGCCATTATGAAATGGGGCTCTGAACACATCAAGCGCACCTATCTCCCGCGCCTGGCCACTGACACCGTCGCCTCCTTCTGTCTTTCTGAGCCCGTCTCCGGATCAGACGCCTTCGCCATGGCCACCCGCGCAACGGAGACTGCTGATGGCTTCGTCCTCAACGGATCAAAGATGTGGATCACAAACTCCGTAGAGGCGggcatcttcctcgtcttcgccaACCTCGACCCGTCAAAGGGCTACAAGGGCATCACCGCCTTCGTCGTCGAAAAGGGCACCCCCGGATTCTCCAtcgccaagaaggagaagaagctcggcATCcgcgccagcagcacctGCGTCCTCAACTTTGACGACGTCCACGTCCCCAAGGAGAACATCCTCGGCGAGCGCGGCCAGGGCTACAAGTACGCcatcagcatcctcaacGAAGGGCGAATCGGCATCGCCGCCCAGATGACCGGCCTCGCCCTGGGAGCCTGGGAAAACGCCGTCAAGTACGCCTGGAACGACCGCCGCCAGTTCGGCACCCTCATCGGCGAGTTCCAGGGCATGCAGCACCAGTTCGCGCAGGCATACACcgacatcgccgccgcccgcGCCCTCGTCTACAACGCCGCCcgcaagaaggaggccggCCAGGATTTCATCAAGGACGCCGCCATGGCGAAGCTGTATGCTTCGCAGGTTGCCGGCCGCGTGAGCAGCCTCGCTGTTGAGTGGATGGGCGGCATGGGCTTTGTGCGCGAGGGTCTGGCTGAGAAGTTTTTCCGTGACAGCAAGATTGGTGCCATTTACGAGGGCACGAGCAACATTCA GCTCAACACcattgccaagctgctgcaaaagGAGTACACCaactaa
- a CDS encoding glycolipid 2-alpha-mannosyltransferase domain-containing protein, whose amino-acid sequence MASANARYVRYLLIAFFTILVFYFVSNSKYEGVDISKGAFSSGPNQQSQDVSKPAPPKAPSGNAKDFPLALTPNDPGFNDLVGIAPGPRVNATFVTLARNSDVWDIARSIRQVEDRFNRRYNYDWVFLNDKPFDSTFKKVTTSLVSGKTYYGEIAPEHWSFPEWIDQDKAKKVREDMAERKIIYGDSVSYRHMCRFESGFFFRQPLMLNYEYYWRVEPSIELYCDIHYDPFRLMVENGKKYSFVLSLYEYPATIATLWESTKKFMKNHPEHIAEDNSMKFLSDDGGETYNNCHFWSNFEIGSLEWLRSKQYIDFFESLDRDGGFFYERWGDAPVHSIAAGLMLNRSEIQFFNDIAYWHVPFTHCPTGEKTRIDLRCHCDPKENFDWRGYSCTSRFFDMNGMDKPEGWENQRD is encoded by the exons ATGGCGTCTGCAAATGCGCGCTATGTGCGATACCTGCTTATCGCATTCTTT ACAATTCTAGTCTTCTACTTCGTCTCCAATTCAAAGTACGAGGGCGTGGACATTAGCAAGGGCGCCTTCTCATCAGGCCCCAACCAGCAATCCCAAGATGTCTCCAAGCCCGCGCCGCCAAAGGCTCCCTCTGGCAATGCAAAGGACTTTCCTCTTGCCCTGACCCCGAACGATCCCGGATTCAACGACCTGGTGGGCATTGCCCCCGGCCCCCGAGTCAACGCCACCTTTGTCACCCTCGCCCGAAACAGCGACGTCTGGGATATTGCTCGCTCGATCCGCCAGGTCGAGGACCGTTTCAACCGACGATACAACTACGACTGGGTCTTTCTCAACGACAAGCCCTTTGACAGCACTTTCAAGAAGGTGACGACGTCTCTGGTGTCTGGCAAGACATACTATGGCGAGATTGCTCCCGAGCACTGGTCCTTCCCCGAGTGGATTGAccaagacaaggccaagaaggtgCGAGAGGACATGGCTGAGCGCAAGATCATCTACGGCGACTCGGTCAGCTACCGCCACATGTGCCGCTTCGAGTCcggtttcttcttccgccagcCCCTGATGCTGAACTACGAATACTACTGGCGCGTGGAGCCCTCCATCGAGCTCTACTGCGACATCCACTACGACCCCTTCCGCCTCATGGTTGAGAATGGAAAGAAGTACAGCTTTGTGCTGagcttgtacgagtacccgGCCACCATTGCCACTCTGTGGGAAAGCACCAAGAAGTTTATGAAGAACCATCCCGAGCACATTGCCGAGGACAACTCGATGAAGTTTTTGAGTGACGACGGTGGTGAAACCTACAACAACTGCCACTTT TGGTCCAACTTTGAGATTGGCAGCCTGGAATGGCTGCGAAGCAAGCAGTACATTGACTTTTTCGAGTCCCTTGACAGAGACGGCGGCTTCTTCTACGAGCGATGGGGAGATGCCCCCGTGCActccattgctgctggcctgATGCTCAACAGGAGCGAGATTCAGTTCTTCAACGACATTGCCTACTGGCACGTCCCCTTTACTCACTGCCCCACTGGCGAAAAGACAAGAATCGACCTTCGCTGCCATTGCGATCCTAAGGAGAATTTCGATTGGAGGGGTTATTCTT GTACGTCTCGGTTCTTTGACATGAACGGCATGGACAAGCCCGAGGGCTGGGAGAACCAGCGGGATTAG
- a CDS encoding ribosomal protein s12/S23 domain-containing protein, with translation MASALLRSFFSPAARQSLTSTTTTLSSTSISPIVSRFHSPLLSLAQRSFSTTPAPQATLNQVLRGIRKGKRARHAVSPALSNTHCPALKGVCLRVGVVRPKKPNSGERKTARVKLSSGAVVTAYIPGEGHNIQQHSVVLVRGGRAQDCPGVRYHLVRGALDLGGVASRTTSRSKYGTKKPKKATVG, from the exons atggcttccGCACTCCTccgcagcttcttctcccccgCCGCCCGCCAATCCctcacatcaacaacaacgacTCTCTCCTCAACATCAATATCCCCCATCGTCTCCAGATTCCACTCGCCgctcctctccctcgcccAGCGCTCATTCTCAACAACCCCCGCCCCGCAAGCCACGCTGAACCAAGTCCTGCGCGGCATCCGAAAGGGCAAGCGAGCTCGTCACGCCGTCTCGCCCGCTCTATCCAACACGCACTGTCCCGCCCTCAAGGGCGTGTGTCTGCGTGTCGGCGTCGTGAggcccaagaagcccaattCCGGTGAGCGCAAGACTGCGCGTGTCAAGTTATCCTCGGGAGCTGTTGTTACGGCGTATATCCCTGGTGAAGGGCATAATATCCAGCAGCATAGCGTGGTGCTTGTgaggggagggagggcgCAGGATTGTCCTGGTGTGCGGTATCATTTGGTGCGAGGAGCATTGGATCTG GGTGGTGTTGCGAGCAGAACGACGAGCAGGAGTAAATATGGtaccaagaagcccaagaaggcTACTGTTGGTTGA
- a CDS encoding topoisomerase II-associated protein PAT1 domain-containing protein: MSFFGFDTSGRGHNTAAPGFSQPHDPFAGLSGHHDDGGDALDFEDTYDGLGDQLDDADDAFNDDTFGGGPADSGAGAAKVGKDFDFFGQTAKVADAIEEEHLRFNRLQPAARANVSQTQAQPIGIPSQSYAQQSYEQQAYGQQAYGQQAYGQQAYEQHPSYYAEPIATRPHRTGYEKYNEPEPLPDLHVDQSIWGIGPSKAAAIPIPKPSPQPALSASVGRKVMSLEEVEAAMRAQVKPSPQPAVSELASYQQASAGYPPAQHASPHPQHGQPQPVTILQRPQGSQAKASPSLANKLPTPPGQQEQYHNLQQQSAPAVQPVQILQNPKRMSTEARIAAAAQQDAAKMAQLSAHPQLAHMSEEEKVAFLDQETKRAKRNHKIWLLSKDNGVMTPQDKNFITRIQLQQLVSATGNPVEQGSDASLSEDFYYQVYSHIRAGQRQNPSQPLSNFAQTYLFQTGGRHGNMRRHGRPAENHIQRMEQQVQRAVEAAKNKPKNPQLVIAGSLGKISFSNAKTPKPLLNIKRAAENEPHHNRAGSGKKSPANGLDRKTILRNAERVYVTLMKIEDHVRLMPPPITNQADQELQEKHREWAAGLEALNSRLWEELKVHEPIGVVVPHPFIAFLSCAKGKKAIPRIFPHLSFEQRTTIMTMIVYHLDQLDVVNGAAVTSDEPTLNARMRENIDLFLSTVMPSLMQYFNDTGLDIVDGVLNLIATNLNVDHIAKTRVGVSMLTLILSRAVLLKQTGGGSPEQWEKWDQTYEIFFSRLEMSLPYMFPGSINTGSDVYVWQLLAALGVSASNDQQTRLVLAVKDRVIGTISLAKTLPPTMATERLSSVNLFLHSIGLDVDMLMGQ; encoded by the exons ATGTctttcttcggcttcgatACCAGCGGTCGTGGACATAACACGGCCGCCCCAGGCTTTTCCCAACCGCATGATCCATTCGCTGGCCTCTCTGGTCACCacgatgacggcggcgatgcccTCGACTTTGAAGATACCTatgatggccttggagatCAATTagacgatgccgacgatgcTTTCAACGACGACACGTTTGGCGGTGGCCCTGCCGattctggtgctggtgctgcaAAGGTTGGCAAGGACTTTGACTTCTTTGGTCAGACGGCCAAGGTTGCCGATgccatcgaggaggagcatcttCGCTTCAACCGGTTGCAACCAGCCGCACGAGCCAATGTTTCTCAGACCCAGGCTCAGCCCATCGGCATACCCTCCCAGTCGTATGCGCAACAGTCCTATGAACAGCAGGCGTATGGACAACAGGCGTACGGGCAGCAGGCGTATGGACAACAGGCCTATGAACAACATCCGTCGTACTATGCCGAACCCATAGCGACACGGCCTCATCGGACCGGCTACGAAAAGTACAACGAGCCCGAGCCTCTCCCGGACCTGCATGTCGACCAGAGCATCTGGGGCATTGGCCCCTCCAAGGCTGCGGCTATCCCAATCCCTAAGCCTTCTCCCCAGCCCGCGCTTTCGGCCAGTGTTGGAAGAAAGGTGATGAGCctggaagaagttgaagcagcCATGCGCGCCCAAGTCAAGCCCTCGCCGCAGCCAGCAGTCTCCGAGCTCGCTTCGTACCAACAAGCCTCTGCTGGTTATCCGCCTGCTCAGCATGCATCTCCTCACCCCCAGCATGGCCAGCCGCAACCCGTTACCATCCTGCAGCGGCCTCAAGGCTCACAAGCAAAGGCTTCGCCTTCTCTCGCCAACAAGCTGCCCACCCCTCCTGGGCAGCAGGAGCAATACCACAACCTTCAGCAGCAGTCTGCACCCGCAGTTCAGCCTGTGCAGATTCTTCAAAACCCCAAGCGTATGTCTACTGAGGCGCGCATCGCAGCAGCTGCCCAACAGGATGCCGCGAAGATGGCACAGTTGAGCGCTCATCCCCAGCTGGCTCACATGTCTGAGGAGGAAAAGGTTGCGTTCTTGGATCAAGAGACCAAGCGTGCCAAGCGCAACCACAAGATCTGGTTGCTTTCCAAGGACAATGGTGTGATGACTCCCCAAGACAAGAACTTCATCACTCGTATTCAGCTCCAACAGCTCGTCTCCGCCACGGGCAACCCTGTCGAACAGGGCTCCGACGCTTCTCTCTCGGAAGACTTTTACTACCAAGTCTATAGCCACATTCGCGCCGGCCAACGTCAGAATCCCAGCCAGCCTCTAAGCAACTTTGCTCAGACCTACCTCTTCCAGACTGGTGGCCGCCATGGAAACATGCGCCGCCATGGAAGGCCCGCGGAGAATCATATCCAGCGCATGGAGCAGCAGGTCCAGCGAGCTGTCGAAGCCGCCAAGAACAAACCCAAGAATCCCCAGCTCGTCATCGCTGGTAGCTTGGGCAAAATATCCTTTAGCAATGCCAAAACTCCAAAGCCCTTGCTTAACATCAAGCGCGCGGCGGAGAACGAGCCCCATCACAACCGAGCTGGAAGCGGAAAGAAGTCGCCTGCCAACGGCCTTGACCGCAAGACGATTCTGCGAAATGCCGAGCGGGTCTACGTCACCTTGATGAAGATCGAAGACCACGTCCGACTCATGCCACCTCCTATCACGAACCAGGCCGACCAGGAGCTTCAGGAGAAGCACCGAGAGTGGGCAGCGGGATTGGAGGCTCTCAACTCCCGGCTCTGGGAAGAGCTCAAGGTGCACGAGCCCATTGGGGTCGTCGTCCCTCACCCCTTCATTGCCTTTTTGTCTTGCGCCAAGGGAAAGAAGGCTATCCCTCGAATCTTTCCTCATCTGAGCTTCGAACAGCGCACCACCATCATGACCATGATTGTCTACCACCTCGACCAGCTAGATGTCGTGAATGGTGCCGCCGTGACCAGCGACGAGCCTACTCTAAACGCGAGAATGCGAGAGAACATTGACCTGTTCCTATCCACTGTCATGCCATCGTTGATGCAGTACTTTAACGATACAGGACTGGATATTGTGGACGGCGTCCTGAACCTGATTGCCACCAATCTGAACGTTGATCACATTGCTAAGACCAGAGTCGGCGTTTCTATGCTCACACTAATTCTCAGCCGTGCTGTGCTTCTCAAGCAGACCGGCGGCGGCTCCCCTGAACAGTGGGAGAAGTG GGATCAAACATACGAAATCTTCTTTAGCCGACTCGAGATGTCACTGCCCTACATGTTCCCGGGCAGCATCAATACTGGATCAGACGTTTATGTGTGGCAGCTCCTCGCGGCTCTCGGAGTTAGCGCCAGCAACGACCAACAGACGCGCCTGGTCCTTGCCGTCAAGGATCGTGTCATTGGCACGATCTCTCTTGCAAAGACGCTCCCTCCCACAATGGCAACGGAGCGCCTTAGCAGCGTCAACTTATTCCTGCACTCGATTGGCTTGGACGTGGACATGTTGATGGGACAGTAA